One genomic segment of Helianthus annuus cultivar XRQ/B chromosome 14, HanXRQr2.0-SUNRISE, whole genome shotgun sequence includes these proteins:
- the LOC110905078 gene encoding calcium-dependent protein kinase 6 has translation MAVARSENESSFKLFNCYKVENLTETILETDRISNFKDRYVLGKQLGWGQFGIIRECSDKLTGEVLACKSISKNRLVTDEDVRSIKLEIEIMTRLSGHPNVVDLKDVYEEEDYVHLVMELCAGGELFHQLEKQGRFSESDARVLFKDLMQVVRFCHDKGVVHRDLKPENILLATKASSSQIKLADFGLATYINPGQSLHGTVGSPFYIAPEVLAGGYNQAADVWSAGVILYILLSGKPPFWGKTKSRIFDAVRAASLRFQSDPWNGISDSAKELIKGMLCTNPSVRFTAQQVLDHTWTNGTNLVPEPPPNRGEFENVGNPSSSLFMDRSDDISFGLGSPLIFETFGGKSSFSTFLVEPVVNSCAFSFRSSGGSSNTTIDFCTPIGPIHSMPSFTFFGPGPETENVPSVVCLLEQETRERKEQKLSEVKRGGGSRLSGNYNKRNRTIGLGEFEAMDQVVAESIIRWASCTHLSTALRSDFVC, from the exons ATGGCCGTTGCAAGGAGTGAAAACGAATCGTCTTTTAAACTCTTCAACTGCTACAAAGTCGAGAACTTGACCGAAACCATACTAGAAACTGACCGAATCTCGAATTTTAAAGATCGATATGTTCTTGGAAAACAATTGGGATGGGGGCAATTCGGTATAATCAGAGAATGCTCTGATAAACTAACGGGAGAGGTATTAGCTTGTAAGTCAATCTCCAAAAACCGACTCGTAACTGACGAAGATGTAAGAAGCATCAAGCTCGAGATCGAGATCATGACTAGGTTGTCCGGGCATCCAAACGTTGTCGATCTCAAAGATGTTTACGAGGAAGAAGATTATGTCCATCTGGTTATGGAGTTATGTGCAGGTGGAGAACTTTTTCATCAGTTGGAAAAACAGGGTCGGTTTTCTGAATCTGATGCGCgagttttgttcaaggatttAATGCAAGTAGTGAGGTTTTGTCATGATAAAGGCGTTGTTCATAGAGATTTAAAGCCGGAAAATATTTTATTAGCAACTAAAGCGTCCTCTTCGCAGATAAAATTGGCTGATTTCGGGCTCGCGACTTACATTAATCCAG GTCAAAGCTTACACGGGACCGTCGGGAGTCCGTTTTATATAGCTCCAGAGGTGCTGGCGGGCGGTTACAACCAAGCAGCGGATGTTTGGAGTGCAGGTGTCATTCTCTATATCCTTCTTAGCGGTAAACCACCGTTTTGGGGGAAAACTAAATCGAGAATATTTGATGCCGTACGAGCTGCGAGTCTGCGATTCCAGTCAGATCCCTGGAACGGAATCTCGGATTCCGCGAAGGAGTTGATCAAAGGAATGCTCTGTACTAATCCGTCTGTTAGATTCACCGCTCAACAAGTTCTTG ATCATACATGGACTAATGGTACGAATCTGGTCCCTGAACCACCGCCGAATCGTGGAGAATTTGAAAACGTTGGAAACCCGTCATCCTCTTTGTTCATGGACCGGAGTGATGACATCAGTTTCGGGCTGGGTTCGCCTCTTATTTTCGAAACATTCGGTGGCAAATCATCGTTTTCTACATTCCTTGTGGAGCCAGTCGTGAATTCTTGTGCGTTTTCTTTCCGTAGCAGTGGTGGGTCATCCAATACTACTATAGACTTCTGCACGCCAATCGGCCCGATACACTCGATGCCAAGCTTCACGTTCTTTGGGCCTGGCCCGGAAACCGAAAACGTGCCTTCTGTTGTATGCCTACTGGAGCAGGAGACTAGAGAAAGGAAAGAGCAGAAGTTGAGTGAGGTGAAAAGGGGAGGCGGGTCGAGGTTATCGGGTAATTATAACAAGCGGAACCGTACGATTGGACTAGGAGAGTTTGAGGCGATGGATCAGGTGGTTGCGGAGTCGATTATTCGTTGGGCGTCGTGCACGCATCTATCTACTGCTTTGAGGTCTGATTTTGTTTGCTGA
- the LOC110905077 gene encoding dehydration-responsive element-binding protein 1D, producing the protein MSTFIHFNSPYNTLSPDQNTCSSSSASFSDDEVMLASKNPKKRAGRKKFRETRHPVYRGVRRRDSGKWVCEVREPNKKTRVWLGTYPTADMAARAHDVAALAMRGRSACLNFADSLWRLPVPESSNVKDIQKAAVKAAEAFRPTEAEVVERQEVVVGNEVFVDDERVFDMEGILADMAEGLMVPPPRTVGFEDDVDFCFDTSLWSFSI; encoded by the coding sequence ATGTCTACCTTTATCCACTTCAACTCTCCGTACAACACACTCTCACCTGATCAAAACACTTGTTCATCATCTTCTGCTAGCTTTTCCGACGATGAGGTCATGCTGGCGTCAAAGAACCCGAAGAAGCGAGCCGGGAGGAAGAAGTTCAGGGAGACTCGACACCCGGTGTACCGCGGAGTGCGGCGGAGGGACTCCGGGAAGTGGGTGTGTGAAGTAAGAGAGCCTAACAAGAAAACAAGAGTGTGGTTGGGGACATATCCCACTGCTGACATGGCAGCTAGAGCGCATGACGTGGCGGCTTTGGCCATGCGGGGCCGGTCCGCGTGTTTGAATTTTGCTGACTCGTTGTGGCGGTTGCCTGTCCCCGAATCGAGTAATGTGAAGGATATACAGAAGGCGGCGGTTAAGGCGGCCGAGGCGTTTCGGCCGACCGAAGCTGAGGTGGTGGAGAGACAAGAGGTGGTGGTCGGAAATGAGGTTTTTGTTGATGATGAGCGTGTTTTTGACATGGAGGGGATTCTTGCTGACATGGCAGAAGGGTTGATGGTACCGCCACCTAGGACTGTTGGGTTTGAGGATGACGTGGATTTTTGTTTTGACACGTCATTATGGAGTTTCTCAATTTAG